A part of Citrifermentans bremense genomic DNA contains:
- a CDS encoding glutamate synthase subunit beta yields the protein MGKTTGFMEYLRELPSDREPLERLKDWDEFHLHLPEEKLRIQGARCMDCGIPFCHTGKLVSGMACGCPVNNLIPEFNDLVYRGLWKQAFDRLQRTNNFPEFTGRVCPAPCEGSCTLGATEPAVTIKNIEVSIIERAWEEGWVTPNLPQVRTGKKVAVVGSGPAGLSAAEQLNKAGHQVTVFERAPLPGGLLMYGIPNMKLEKQNVVMRRIRLMEQEQITFVCNTSIGGPDYPVEKLRAEFDAVVMATGATLPRDLNIEGRPLEGIHFAMDFLTANTKAVLGQEKEFISAQGKDVIIIGGGDTGTDCVGTSLRHGCNSVTQLEIMPRSPDTRAEDNCWPEWPKTHKVDYGQEEAAAKFGADPRVFLTTATRFEGDSEGKVKAVHTVQVKWEKNAQGQFVPTPVPGTEQVRPASLVLLAMGFLGPEQELPAALGLERDPRSNIKAEYGRYATNIPGVFAAGDCRRGQSLVVWAFNEGRGAARECDRFLMGETELP from the coding sequence ATGGGAAAAACAACCGGATTCATGGAATATCTTCGCGAACTCCCCTCCGACCGCGAGCCGCTGGAGCGGCTGAAAGACTGGGACGAGTTCCACCTGCACCTGCCGGAAGAGAAGCTCCGCATCCAGGGCGCCCGTTGCATGGACTGCGGCATCCCGTTCTGCCACACAGGGAAGCTCGTGAGCGGCATGGCCTGCGGCTGCCCGGTCAACAATCTGATCCCCGAGTTCAACGACCTAGTGTACCGCGGGCTCTGGAAGCAGGCCTTTGACAGGCTGCAGAGGACGAACAACTTCCCCGAGTTCACCGGCAGGGTCTGCCCCGCCCCGTGCGAGGGGTCGTGCACACTGGGAGCCACCGAGCCTGCGGTCACCATCAAGAACATCGAGGTGAGCATCATCGAGCGCGCCTGGGAGGAAGGATGGGTCACCCCTAACCTGCCGCAGGTGCGGACCGGCAAGAAGGTGGCGGTGGTGGGTTCCGGCCCCGCAGGGCTCTCTGCGGCCGAACAGCTCAACAAGGCCGGGCACCAGGTGACCGTGTTCGAGCGGGCGCCGCTTCCCGGCGGGCTTTTGATGTACGGCATCCCGAACATGAAGCTGGAGAAGCAAAACGTGGTGATGCGCCGCATCCGGTTGATGGAGCAGGAGCAGATCACCTTCGTCTGCAACACCAGCATCGGCGGCCCCGACTACCCGGTCGAGAAGCTGCGCGCGGAGTTCGACGCCGTGGTCATGGCCACCGGCGCCACCCTCCCCCGCGACCTGAACATCGAGGGGCGCCCGCTCGAGGGGATCCACTTCGCCATGGACTTCCTGACCGCGAACACGAAGGCGGTCCTGGGGCAGGAAAAGGAGTTCATCTCCGCGCAAGGAAAGGACGTGATCATCATCGGCGGCGGCGACACCGGCACCGACTGCGTGGGCACCTCGCTGCGCCACGGCTGCAACTCCGTCACCCAGCTGGAGATCATGCCCCGTTCCCCCGACACCCGCGCCGAGGATAACTGCTGGCCGGAATGGCCCAAGACCCACAAGGTCGACTACGGGCAGGAGGAAGCGGCGGCGAAATTCGGCGCAGACCCGCGCGTCTTCCTCACCACCGCGACCAGGTTCGAGGGGGATTCCGAGGGGAAGGTGAAGGCGGTGCACACGGTCCAGGTCAAGTGGGAGAAGAACGCCCAGGGGCAGTTCGTCCCCACCCCGGTGCCGGGTACCGAACAGGTCCGGCCGGCGAGCCTCGTGCTCCTGGCGATGGGTTTCCTGGGACCCGAGCAGGAACTCCCCGCGGCACTCGGGCTTGAGCGGGATCCGCGCAGCAACATCAAGGCGGAGTACG